Proteins encoded by one window of Microcebus murinus isolate Inina chromosome 2, M.murinus_Inina_mat1.0, whole genome shotgun sequence:
- the FPGT gene encoding fucose-1-phosphate guanylyltransferase isoform X2: MAAVRAPSEVSLREATQRKLRRFSELRGKPVAAGEFWDIVAITAADEKQELAYKQQLSVKLKRKELPLGVQYHVFVDPAGAKIGNGGSTLCALRCLEKLYGDKWTSFTILLIHSASFQTHQNVLVKHPVSFKVYWIQDVLWHLAQLWNIPDWNPMLQLGKTALLAVLTS, encoded by the exons ATGGCAGCCGTTAGGGCACCTTCAGAAGTGTCTCTGCGAGAAGCCACTCAACGAAAATTGCGGAGGTTTTCGGAATTGAGAG GCAAACCAGTGGCAGCTGGAGAATTCTGGGACATAGTTGCAATAACAGCAGCTGATGAAAAACAGGAACTGGCTTATAAGCAACAGCTGTCAGTAAAGCTAAAAAGAAAGGAGTTACCCCTTGGAGTTCAATATCACGTTTTTGTTGATCCTGCTGGAGCCAAAATTG GAAATGGAGGATCAACACTTTGTGCCCTTCGATGTTTGGAAAAGCTGTATGGAGATAAATGGACTTCTTTTACCATCCTATTAATTCACTCTG CGTCTTTCCAGACACACCAGAATGTTCTGGTAAAACATCCTGTATCCTTCAAAGTATACTGGATTCAAGATGTTCTCTGGCACCTGGCTCAGTTGTGGAATATTCCAGATTGGAACCCGATGTTACAGTTGGGGAAAACTGCATTATTAGCGGTTCTTACATCATAA
- the FPGT gene encoding fucose-1-phosphate guanylyltransferase isoform X1, with product MAAVRAPSEVSLREATQRKLRRFSELRGKPVAAGEFWDIVAITAADEKQELAYKQQLSVKLKRKELPLGVQYHVFVDPAGAKIGNGGSTLCALRCLEKLYGDKWTSFTILLIHSGGYSQRLPNASALGKIFTALPLGNPIYQMLELKLAMYIDFPSHMNPGILVTCADDIELYSIGESEFIRFDKPGFTALAHPSSLTVGTTHGVFVFDPFDYLEYRDLEYRSCYRFLHKPSVEKMYQFNAVCRSGGFCQQDFVGGDTAYVKLDSDFVYTDSLFYMDHASANKLLAFYKKIGTLNCEIDAYGDFLQVLGPGATVEYTRNTSNVTKEESDLVDMRQRIFHLLKGTSLNVVVLNNSKFYHIGTTEEYLFHFTSDSSLKSELGLQSIIFSVFPDTPECSGKTSCILQSILDSRCSLAPGSVVEYSRLEPDVTVGENCIISGSYIITKAALPAYSFVCSLSLKMNGCLKYSTMAFGVQDDLKKNVKTLSDVKLLQFFGVCFLSCLDIWNLEVTEELFSGNKTCLSLWTARIFPVCSSLSDSVTTSLKMLNAIQNKSAFSLKSYKLLSIEEMLIYKDIEDMIAYREQIFLEISLNKKQFDLKIS from the exons ATGGCAGCCGTTAGGGCACCTTCAGAAGTGTCTCTGCGAGAAGCCACTCAACGAAAATTGCGGAGGTTTTCGGAATTGAGAG GCAAACCAGTGGCAGCTGGAGAATTCTGGGACATAGTTGCAATAACAGCAGCTGATGAAAAACAGGAACTGGCTTATAAGCAACAGCTGTCAGTAAAGCTAAAAAGAAAGGAGTTACCCCTTGGAGTTCAATATCACGTTTTTGTTGATCCTGCTGGAGCCAAAATTG GAAATGGAGGATCAACACTTTGTGCCCTTCGATGTTTGGAAAAGCTGTATGGAGATAAATGGACTTCTTTTACCATCCTATTAATTCACTCTG gTGGCTACAGTCAACGCCTTCCAAATGCAAGTGCTCTGGGGAAAATTTTCACAGCTTTGCCTCTTGGTAACCCCATTTATCAGATGTTGGAATTAAAATTAGCCATGTACATTGATTTTCCCTCACATATGAATCCTGGGATTCTGGTTACCTGTGCAGATGATATTGAACTTTATAGTATTGGAGAATCTGAGTTTATAAGGTTTGATAAACCTGGCTTTACTGCTTTAGCTCATCCTTCGAGTTTGACTGTAGGTACCACACATGGAGTATTTGTCTTTGATCCTTTTGATTATTTAGAATATAGAGACCTTGAATACAGGTCTTGCTATCGTTTCCTCCACAAACCCAGTGTAGAAAAGATGTATCAATTTAATGCTGTGTGTAGAAGTGGGGGTTTTTGTCAACAGGACTTTGTTGGGGGTGACACTGCCTATGTTAAATTAGACTCTGACTTTGTTTACACAGACAGCCTATTTTACATGGATCATGCATCAGCAAATAAATTacttgctttttataaaaaaataggcACACTGAACTGTGAAATAGATGCCTATGGTGACTTTCTGCAGGTTTTAGGACCTGGAGCAACTGTGGAGTACACCAGAAACACATCAAATGTTACTAAAGAGGAGTCAGATTTGGTAGATATGAGGCAGAGAATATTTCATCTTCTTAAAGGAACATCACTAAATGTTGTTGTTCTTAATAACTCCAAATTTTACCACATTGGGACAACTGAagaatatttgtttcattttacttcaGATAGCAGTTTAAAGTCAGAGCTTGGCTTACAGTCCATAATTTTTAGCGTCTTTCCAGACACACCAGAATGTTCTGGTAAAACATCCTGTATCCTTCAAAGTATACTGGATTCAAGATGTTCTCTGGCACCTGGCTCAGTTGTGGAATATTCCAGATTGGAACCCGATGTTACAGTTGGGGAAAACTGCATTATTAGCGGTTCTTACATCATAACAAAAGCTGCCCTGCCTGCATATTCTTTTGTGTGTTCCTTAAGCTTGAAGATGAATGGATGCCTAAAGTATTCAACTATGGCATTTGGAGTGCAAGACGACttgaaaaagaatgttaaaacaCTGTCAGATGTAAAGTTACTTCAATTCTTTGGAGTCTGTTTTCTGTCGTGCTTAGATATTTGGAATCTTGAAGTTACAGAGGAACTGTTCTCTGGAAACAAGACATGTCTAAGTTTGTGGACTGCTCGCAttttcccagtttgttcttctttgagTGATTCAGTTACAACATCCCTAAAGATGTTAAATGCTATTCAGAACAAGTCAGCATTCAGCCTGAAGAGCTATAAGCTGCTATCTATTGAAGAAATGCTTATCTACAAAGATATAGAAGACATGATAGCTTATAGGGAGcaaatttttctagaaattagtttaaataaaaagcaatttgatTTAAAGATATCTTAA